In a single window of the Poecile atricapillus isolate bPoeAtr1 chromosome 27, bPoeAtr1.hap1, whole genome shotgun sequence genome:
- the LOC131589036 gene encoding tRNA N(3)-methylcytidine methyltransferase METTL2-like isoform X2 — protein sequence MDRPVMAAPSEARERRPFGRRLLTDPARLFQHNAWDNVEWSEEQEASARSKVQENSSQLLPQDKQDEYEVNAKKYWDDFYKIHENGFFKDRHWLFTEFPELAPNRSSSQNGDSGSGFSNTEESNNEGLRSCENGRCSLETRTESQLNLIKSLPGGHTEELAAQKDSELSQSDGDYPGLAASYRILEVGCGAGNTVFPILQTNNDPGLFVYCCDFSTTAVHLVQNNAEYDASRCFAFVHDLCNDQSPFPMPEESLDIVILIFVLSAILPEKMQCIVTRLSRLLKPGGMILLRDYGRYDLAQLRFKKGQCLSDNFYVRGDGTRVYFFTQDELDHLFTTAGLEKIQNLVDRRLQVNRGKQMTMYRVWIQCKYCKPTTLQP from the exons GGATAATGTGGAATGGTCAGAAGAGCAGGAAGCCAGTGCCAGGAGTAAAGTTCAAGAGAACAGCTCACAGCTATTGCCACAAGATAAACAAG ATGAATACGAGGTGAATGCTAAGAAATACTGGGATGACTTCTATAAAATCCATGAAAATGGTTTCTTCAAGGACAGGCACTGGCTTTTCACTGAATTTCCTGAGCTGGCACCTAACAGGAGCTCAAGCCAAAATGGAGATTCTGGGAGTGGGTTTAGTAACACAGAAGAATCCAACAATGAAGGGCTCAGAAGCTGTGAAAATGGTCGTTGCTCATTGGAAACCAGAACAGAGAGTCAGTTAAACCTGATAAAAAGCCTGCCTGGGGGCCACACGGAAGAGTTGGCTGCACAGAAAGACAGTGAGCTGAGTCAGAGTGATGGGGATTACCCAGGATTAGCTGCATCTTACCGTATATTAGAG gttggctgtggggctgggaataCAGTCTTCCCAATTTTACAAACCAACAA TGACCCAGGCCTGTTTGTTTATTGCTGTGATTTTTCTACAACAGCTGTGCATCTTGTCCAG AACAATGCAGAATATGATGCTTCTCGCTGCTTTGCATTTGTCCATGACCTGTGCAATGACCAAAGTCCCTTCCCAATGCCAGAAGAGAGTCTTGACATTGTTATTCTTATCTTTGTCCTCTCAGCAATTCTCCCAGAGAA GATGCAGTGCATTGTGACCAGACTGAGTCGTCTTCTGAAACCAGGGGGAATGATCTTGTTACGAGATTACGGTCGTTATGATCTCGCCCAACTTCGATTTAAGAAAG GTCAATGTCTGTCTGATAACTTCTATGTGAGAGGTGATGGCACTAGAGTCTACTTCTTCACACAAG ATGAATTAGATCATCTGTTCAccacagctgggctggagaaAATCCAGAATCTGGTTGATCGGCGATTGCAAGTGAACCGTGGGAAACAGATGACGATGTATCGGGTATGGATCCAGTGCAAGTACTGCAAACCCACTACCCTTCAGCCATGA